From Acidothermus cellulolyticus 11B, a single genomic window includes:
- a CDS encoding fumarate reductase/succinate dehydrogenase flavoprotein subunit codes for MTEIERHQYDVVIVGAGGAGLRAAIGAHDKGARTAVVCKSLLGKAHTVMAEGGIAAAMGNVWPEDNWQVHFRDTMRGGKMLNNWRMAQLHAQEAPERVWELESWGALFDRTPDGKISQRDFGGHRYARLAHVGDRTGLEMIRTLQQRVVALGIDVFMECTITRLLLDGDRIAGAFGYWRESGRFIVFEAPAVVLATGGIGKSFKVTSNSWEYTGDGHAMAMAAGAPLINMEFVQFHPTGMLWPPSVRGILVTESVRGDGGVLRNAAGRRFMFDYISDYFKAETADTEEEADRWYDDHINNRRPPELLPRDEVARAINAEVKAGRGSPHGGVYLDIASRRSPEFIKKRLPSMYHQFKELADVDITKEPMEIAPTCHYVMGGVEVDADSAMSKVPGLFAAGEVAGGMHGANRLGGNSLSDLLVFGKRAGEYAAEYARGQASRPRIDEADIRDAEQEALAPFMRDGGENPYTLQRELQETMHSLVGIIRVADEMKQALEKIAEYRERLARVSVEGNRQYNPGWHLALDLRNMLMVSESIARAALERKESRGGHTRDDYPASDPEWGKRNVCCRWAGDHVEVYQQPLPEMPDELKKLFEENH; via the coding sequence ATGACGGAGATCGAGCGGCATCAGTACGACGTGGTCATCGTCGGCGCCGGGGGAGCGGGGCTGCGTGCCGCGATCGGCGCGCACGACAAAGGTGCGCGGACGGCGGTGGTCTGCAAGTCGCTCCTCGGCAAGGCGCACACCGTGATGGCCGAGGGCGGTATTGCCGCCGCGATGGGCAACGTGTGGCCGGAAGACAACTGGCAGGTGCATTTCCGCGACACCATGCGCGGCGGCAAGATGCTCAACAACTGGCGGATGGCCCAACTGCACGCGCAGGAGGCCCCGGAGCGCGTCTGGGAACTGGAGAGCTGGGGCGCGCTCTTCGACCGGACACCGGACGGCAAGATTTCCCAGCGGGATTTCGGCGGCCACCGGTACGCGCGGTTGGCGCACGTCGGCGACCGCACCGGGCTGGAGATGATCCGCACCCTTCAGCAGCGGGTGGTTGCGCTCGGCATCGACGTCTTCATGGAGTGCACGATCACGCGGCTGTTGCTGGACGGCGACCGCATCGCCGGCGCGTTCGGGTATTGGCGCGAATCCGGCCGATTCATCGTCTTCGAGGCGCCCGCCGTGGTCCTCGCCACCGGCGGCATCGGCAAGTCGTTCAAGGTCACGTCGAATTCGTGGGAGTACACCGGCGACGGTCACGCGATGGCGATGGCAGCCGGCGCTCCGCTCATCAACATGGAATTCGTGCAATTTCATCCGACCGGAATGCTCTGGCCGCCGTCGGTGCGTGGAATTCTCGTGACGGAGAGCGTGCGCGGCGACGGGGGCGTGCTCCGCAACGCGGCCGGCCGCCGCTTCATGTTTGATTACATCTCCGACTATTTCAAGGCCGAGACGGCGGACACCGAGGAAGAGGCGGATCGGTGGTACGACGATCACATCAACAACCGCCGCCCGCCGGAACTGCTGCCTCGGGACGAGGTGGCCCGGGCCATCAATGCGGAGGTGAAGGCAGGACGAGGGTCACCGCACGGCGGCGTGTATCTGGACATCGCCTCCCGGCGCAGCCCGGAATTCATCAAGAAGCGGCTGCCGTCGATGTACCACCAATTCAAGGAACTTGCCGACGTCGACATCACGAAGGAACCGATGGAGATCGCACCGACCTGCCATTACGTCATGGGCGGCGTCGAGGTCGATGCCGATTCGGCGATGTCGAAAGTGCCGGGGCTGTTCGCAGCCGGCGAGGTGGCGGGCGGAATGCACGGCGCGAACCGCCTCGGCGGCAACTCGCTCTCTGACCTCCTGGTCTTCGGCAAACGGGCCGGCGAGTACGCCGCCGAGTACGCCCGCGGTCAAGCGAGCCGCCCGCGGATCGATGAGGCGGATATCCGGGACGCTGAGCAGGAGGCGCTGGCGCCGTTCATGCGCGACGGGGGCGAGAATCCCTACACCTTGCAGCGGGAGCTGCAGGAAACGATGCACAGCTTGGTCGGCATCATCCGGGTCGCCGATGAGATGAAGCAGGCCCTGGAGAAGATTGCGGAATACCGGGAGCGGCTCGCCCGGGTGTCTGTCGAGGGGAATCGGCAGTACAACCCCGGATGGCATCTCGCGCTGGATTTGCGGAACATGCTGATGGTCTCGGAATCGATCGCGCGTGCGGCTCTGGAACGCAAGGAGAGCCGCGGCGGTCACACGAGGGACGATTATCCGGCCAGCGACCCGGAGTGGGGGAAGCGGAACGTCTGCTGCCGATGGGCGGGCGACCACGTCGAGGTGTATCAGCAGCCGCTGCCGGAAATGCCGGATGAGCTGAAGAAACTCTTCGAGGAGAACCACTGA
- a CDS encoding AAA family ATPase, whose amino-acid sequence MADQLAEIASGSVLDAHRADVGRQRERARRTRLRRLAGILAVPAAYLWYRLLTGRPLNVFEMPHVPWLLVLYLAVPILFIFGMVGVYWGYGRSPHQIIRPEQIDVRLDDVVGIDVIKAEVVRSVNLFLAHRTFSRDMGGRPRRGILFEGPPGTGKTYLAKAIAKEANVPFLFATATSFQSGLQGATQRKVRAFFRALRATARKEGGAIGFIDEFDALGGARHAVSAFAPADLLAPRMQCGALSGLPDFGPPQMRTPAVRTPTVASPFFGGNDLGMAVQELLVQLQSFDQPPAAQRVLGAVIDTVNLFLPARRHIRKPPIPPANILLIASTNRADALDPALLRPGRFDQRLTFDRPDKNARRALITYFLSKKAHAAELDDPERIDALAAVTQGYSPAMLEGLLDNALVNALQSGRRAMTWQDVEHARLDTEVGFGQPVGYTEHEKMLIATHEAGHAVVAWLVAPQRRLEILTIVKRRNALGLLAHGDREEVYTRSRAEMLALIRIALAGQAAEEVFFGDVSTGPGGDLLYATNVAAHMVGACGMTDSLISYAAVQNNSWSDTNIVGRVLADRHGREKVDELLAQQKLLATALIEGNRHLVEALRDALVQRHELIGHEITDILEAAAAAGGVLRPDAPAFSDDAAREADTSREADAAGADDAAGADDTADEIVIDLTDRTVHRRSTRREETRP is encoded by the coding sequence ATGGCCGATCAGCTCGCCGAGATCGCGTCCGGTTCCGTCCTTGATGCGCACCGGGCGGATGTCGGGCGGCAACGAGAGCGGGCGCGGCGGACCAGATTGCGCCGGTTAGCCGGCATTCTGGCCGTGCCTGCGGCGTACCTGTGGTATCGGCTACTGACCGGCCGGCCGCTGAACGTCTTCGAAATGCCCCATGTTCCGTGGCTCTTGGTGCTGTACCTGGCCGTGCCGATTCTGTTCATCTTCGGCATGGTCGGCGTGTACTGGGGTTACGGACGCTCACCGCACCAGATCATCCGTCCCGAACAGATCGACGTCCGGCTCGACGACGTCGTCGGTATCGACGTCATCAAGGCCGAGGTCGTCCGGTCCGTCAACCTCTTCCTTGCCCACCGCACCTTCTCCCGCGACATGGGGGGGCGGCCGCGCCGGGGAATTCTTTTTGAAGGACCGCCGGGTACTGGAAAGACCTACCTGGCCAAAGCAATCGCCAAAGAGGCGAACGTACCGTTCCTCTTCGCAACAGCGACCTCCTTCCAGTCCGGATTGCAAGGGGCGACCCAGCGGAAGGTCCGTGCATTCTTCCGGGCGCTTCGTGCCACCGCGCGCAAGGAAGGCGGCGCCATCGGGTTCATCGACGAATTCGACGCCCTCGGCGGAGCCCGCCACGCGGTCAGCGCTTTCGCGCCGGCGGACCTGCTGGCACCGCGCATGCAGTGCGGCGCGCTCTCCGGTCTGCCGGATTTCGGCCCCCCGCAGATGCGCACTCCGGCGGTGCGCACTCCGACGGTCGCCAGCCCATTCTTCGGCGGCAACGATCTGGGCATGGCTGTTCAGGAGCTGCTCGTCCAGCTCCAATCGTTCGATCAGCCGCCGGCGGCGCAGCGCGTGCTGGGAGCGGTCATCGACACCGTCAACCTCTTCCTGCCCGCCCGCCGGCACATCCGCAAACCGCCGATCCCGCCGGCCAACATTCTTCTCATCGCATCAACGAACCGAGCCGACGCGCTCGATCCCGCTCTGCTGCGACCAGGTCGCTTTGACCAGCGCCTCACCTTCGACCGCCCGGACAAGAATGCGCGGCGCGCGCTCATCACGTACTTCCTCAGCAAGAAGGCGCACGCGGCTGAGCTGGACGATCCGGAGCGCATCGACGCCCTCGCCGCGGTCACGCAGGGATACAGCCCGGCCATGCTGGAAGGCCTGCTGGACAACGCACTGGTGAACGCGCTGCAATCCGGCCGCCGGGCGATGACGTGGCAGGACGTCGAACACGCCCGCCTGGACACCGAGGTCGGTTTCGGTCAACCCGTCGGGTATACCGAGCACGAAAAGATGCTCATTGCCACCCACGAGGCGGGCCATGCCGTCGTCGCCTGGCTTGTTGCACCGCAGCGGCGGCTGGAGATTCTGACAATTGTCAAAAGACGGAACGCGCTCGGCCTGCTTGCGCACGGCGACCGCGAGGAGGTCTACACCCGATCGCGGGCCGAAATGCTCGCCCTCATCCGCATCGCGCTCGCCGGTCAAGCGGCGGAAGAAGTGTTCTTCGGTGACGTCAGCACCGGCCCGGGCGGCGACCTCCTGTATGCGACAAACGTCGCCGCGCACATGGTCGGCGCATGCGGCATGACGGATTCATTGATTTCGTACGCCGCGGTGCAGAACAATTCCTGGTCCGACACGAACATCGTCGGGCGAGTGCTCGCCGACCGCCACGGCCGGGAGAAAGTCGACGAATTGCTCGCCCAGCAGAAATTGCTCGCGACCGCACTCATCGAGGGAAACCGCCACTTGGTCGAGGCGCTCCGCGATGCACTCGTGCAGCGCCACGAGCTCATCGGCCACGAAATCACCGACATCCTCGAAGCTGCCGCTGCTGCCGGCGGAGTGCTGCGACCCGACGCACCGGCGTTCTCTGACGACGCGGCCCGCGAGGCCGATACCTCCCGCGAGGCCGACGCGGCCGGCGCCGACGACGCGGCCGGAGCCGACGACACGGCCGACGAGATCGTCATTGACCTTACCGACCGCACCGTTCACCGTCGGTCCACGCGGCGCGAGGAGACTCGACCCTGA
- a CDS encoding methyl-accepting chemotaxis protein, protein MDVVKRLQQVSAICTGLMLALGIAGVLAVGSHPTPGVDIRPAVVAGWLGVAVLGATLVTVACLARVDHPALGPTGAVADLGRLVYLAGITGALVAAAGFATPLWILYIPVLLTTAVSDAPWKSFGYAFLAAVLALTATAATHHLDRSTALTTLLAIPAIPAVVWFASTLAHSVTNLRQRLDEERRRMHDELERTRAELLDEARAERENLQDEIRRERAELKAKVERLSEALAAAARGDLSAYQQIDLGPPTGEDDEALAVLQAAFANTLGSLRHLVEQIRASGESISAAAGQLLATAEEHAASATQQSSAVAETTSTIEELAATAAQIAETAEAVARYAAETLRYAEEGREAVAASVAAMDTIANRVDSIASRALSLGEKSQEIGRILEVIDDLADQTNLLALNAAIEAARAGEHGRGFAVVASEVRKLAERSQESAAKIQGIVSEIQAETNATILATEEGAKEVHAGTELARGVVEALERISGMVDETTTAAKEISIATQQQRSASDQVVTAMMQVSDVSRQYVVGSKQAAASAAQLNVLAAELRASIAQFRIS, encoded by the coding sequence GTGGACGTCGTCAAGCGGCTGCAACAGGTATCAGCAATCTGCACGGGATTAATGCTCGCGCTGGGAATCGCCGGCGTCCTCGCCGTGGGGTCGCACCCCACTCCCGGCGTCGATATCCGGCCCGCTGTCGTTGCCGGCTGGCTCGGCGTCGCCGTCCTCGGTGCGACTCTCGTCACCGTCGCCTGCCTGGCACGCGTGGATCATCCAGCCCTTGGGCCGACGGGTGCGGTAGCCGATCTCGGCCGGCTCGTCTACCTCGCCGGTATCACCGGCGCGCTGGTCGCGGCGGCCGGGTTCGCAACCCCGCTGTGGATTCTCTACATCCCGGTTCTGCTCACCACGGCGGTCAGCGACGCGCCGTGGAAGTCATTCGGCTACGCCTTTCTCGCCGCCGTGCTGGCGCTCACGGCAACGGCCGCAACCCACCATCTCGACCGCAGCACCGCACTGACCACCCTCCTGGCGATTCCGGCGATTCCGGCGGTCGTCTGGTTCGCCAGCACGCTCGCGCACTCCGTCACCAACCTCCGGCAGCGGCTGGACGAGGAGCGCCGGCGCATGCACGACGAACTCGAACGAACCCGAGCGGAACTCCTCGACGAAGCCCGCGCCGAGCGGGAGAACCTGCAAGACGAAATCCGGCGGGAACGCGCCGAATTGAAGGCGAAGGTCGAACGGCTCTCCGAAGCCTTGGCCGCAGCCGCCCGCGGTGACCTCTCTGCGTACCAGCAGATTGACCTCGGTCCGCCGACCGGCGAGGACGACGAAGCGCTCGCGGTGCTCCAGGCGGCGTTCGCCAATACCCTGGGCAGCCTCCGACACCTCGTGGAACAAATCCGGGCCAGCGGCGAGAGCATCTCCGCGGCCGCGGGACAACTGCTGGCGACCGCCGAGGAGCACGCGGCGTCCGCGACGCAACAGTCCTCAGCGGTGGCTGAGACGACCAGCACCATCGAGGAACTCGCCGCCACCGCAGCGCAGATCGCCGAGACCGCCGAAGCGGTCGCCCGGTACGCCGCCGAGACCCTGCGGTACGCCGAGGAGGGCCGGGAGGCCGTGGCGGCCTCCGTCGCGGCGATGGACACCATCGCCAACCGGGTCGACTCCATCGCGAGCCGGGCCTTGTCTCTCGGCGAGAAATCCCAGGAGATCGGGCGGATTCTCGAGGTCATCGACGACTTGGCCGATCAGACCAACCTCCTCGCCCTCAACGCCGCGATTGAGGCCGCCCGTGCGGGGGAGCACGGTCGCGGTTTCGCGGTCGTCGCCTCCGAAGTGCGCAAGCTCGCGGAGCGTTCCCAGGAATCCGCGGCAAAAATCCAAGGCATCGTGAGCGAAATTCAAGCCGAGACGAACGCCACCATTCTCGCCACCGAAGAAGGGGCGAAGGAGGTGCATGCCGGAACGGAATTGGCGCGCGGCGTCGTCGAGGCCCTCGAACGCATCTCCGGCATGGTGGACGAAACAACCACAGCGGCAAAGGAAATCTCCATCGCCACCCAGCAGCAACGGTCGGCCTCCGACCAGGTGGTGACAGCGATGATGCAGGTCTCGGACGTCTCGCGTCAGTACGTCGTCGGATCGAAGCAGGCGGCTGCGTCCGCGGCTCAGCTGAACGTGCTCGCGGCCGAATTGCGGGCGTCGATCGCGCAATTCCGCATTTCCTGA
- the mshB gene encoding N-acetyl-1-D-myo-inositol-2-amino-2-deoxy-alpha-D-glucopyranoside deacetylase, with the protein MVRSLLLVHAHPDDESISTGATMAYYAAQGVRVTLVTCTLGEEGEILVPDLRLLAADEADQLGGYRISELAAACAALGVTDHRFLGGAGRYRDSGMMGTPANNHPRAFWQADLDTAAAYLVDIIRDVRPQVVITYDENGGYGHPDHIQAHRVTVRAVDQTRDIVTKLYAAAVPRSAFAEGIQALRAAGDTTSFAGVEDVDNVPFVRPDEVITTAIDARAFLDRKIAALRAHATQIAVDGPFFALSNNIGQRAFGVEYYILLRGTAYPAGDGRENDLFAGVDVVQAGDVGAAT; encoded by the coding sequence ATGGTCCGCTCACTGCTGCTCGTGCACGCCCACCCGGACGACGAATCCATCAGCACCGGAGCGACGATGGCGTACTACGCGGCGCAGGGCGTCCGTGTCACGCTCGTCACCTGCACCCTCGGCGAGGAAGGTGAGATTCTCGTCCCCGACCTGCGGTTGCTCGCGGCCGACGAAGCGGACCAGCTCGGCGGTTACCGGATCAGCGAGCTGGCCGCCGCGTGCGCAGCCCTGGGCGTCACCGATCACCGGTTCCTCGGCGGTGCGGGCCGTTACCGCGACTCCGGCATGATGGGCACCCCCGCCAACAACCACCCGCGCGCTTTCTGGCAAGCCGATCTCGATACCGCTGCGGCGTACCTCGTCGACATCATCCGTGACGTCCGGCCGCAGGTGGTCATCACGTACGACGAGAACGGCGGTTACGGCCACCCGGATCACATTCAGGCGCACCGGGTCACCGTCCGCGCCGTCGACCAGACCCGGGACATTGTCACGAAACTGTACGCCGCGGCCGTCCCGCGATCCGCATTTGCCGAGGGAATTCAAGCGCTGCGGGCGGCCGGCGACACCACGTCGTTCGCCGGCGTGGAGGACGTCGACAACGTGCCGTTCGTCCGGCCCGATGAGGTCATCACGACAGCGATCGACGCCCGCGCCTTTCTCGACCGGAAAATCGCGGCGCTGCGCGCGCATGCCACTCAAATCGCCGTAGATGGGCCATTCTTTGCGTTGTCCAACAATATCGGCCAACGGGCATTCGGTGTCGAGTACTACATCCTGCTGCGGGGAACGGCATATCCGGCGGGTGATGGGCGGGAAAACGACCTTTTCGCCGGGGTGGACGTCGTCCAAGCGGGTGATGTCGGCGCCGCCACGTAG
- a CDS encoding DUF5808 domain-containing protein, whose translation MRRGQSRPRDRRGKVRAALRLGSAALLIAAVVRELRRPKAERRWVGQLGPIPYDLRTPTPQRLLRSVWSPEDPRILVPRAFGVGWSINFAALRRRAARH comes from the coding sequence ATGAGGCGAGGACAATCCCGACCGCGTGACCGGCGCGGAAAGGTCCGCGCCGCTCTTCGTCTCGGCAGTGCGGCGCTGCTCATTGCCGCCGTAGTCCGAGAACTTCGGCGTCCCAAGGCCGAACGCCGGTGGGTAGGGCAGCTTGGACCGATTCCCTACGACCTCCGAACTCCCACGCCGCAGCGGCTGTTGCGCAGCGTCTGGTCACCGGAGGACCCCCGCATTCTCGTCCCCCGGGCCTTCGGCGTCGGCTGGTCGATCAATTTCGCCGCCCTCCGCCGCCGCGCGGCCCGACACTAG
- a CDS encoding chemotaxis protein CheW: MRDSETTTGTAATEARRAAGPAAADGGTGGGPRLADVEEAGYVLARLGGGRYAIEMSAVAEVGRVPWITRVPGTPVWLAGVANWRGRILAVVDLRPLLGTEMPPVGSLGRLVVITDGTVTAGLLTEGVHGVIHCPADQLDPPPRTVDPDVAALLLGQFTPDHGPVAVINPAALLGLRRKLPNVRT, encoded by the coding sequence GTGCGCGATTCCGAAACGACCACGGGGACGGCGGCGACGGAGGCACGGCGTGCGGCAGGACCAGCGGCGGCTGACGGCGGAACAGGTGGGGGACCGCGCCTCGCGGACGTCGAGGAGGCCGGCTACGTGCTCGCCCGGCTCGGCGGCGGCCGGTATGCCATCGAGATGTCGGCCGTAGCGGAAGTCGGCCGCGTTCCATGGATCACCCGGGTTCCCGGCACGCCGGTCTGGCTCGCCGGGGTGGCGAACTGGCGGGGCCGCATCCTCGCCGTCGTCGATCTGCGTCCGCTGCTCGGCACGGAGATGCCGCCGGTCGGGTCCCTCGGGCGGTTGGTCGTCATCACGGACGGCACCGTGACGGCCGGCCTGCTCACCGAGGGCGTGCATGGCGTCATCCACTGTCCTGCCGATCAACTTGATCCACCGCCCCGCACCGTCGACCCGGACGTCGCGGCTCTGCTCCTCGGTCAGTTCACGCCGGACCACGGACCCGTCGCGGTCATAAACCCGGCTGCACTCCTGGGGCTGCGCCGGAAATTGCCGAACGTCCGGACGTGA